From the Methanobacterium spitsbergense genome, one window contains:
- the comC gene encoding L-sulfolactate dehydrogenase — protein MNITAEQERAIIIGILKNLNVADDDATIVADVTVDADLKGFSSHGIGRFPQYLKGLKAGTIDPEAEVNIENETVSMALINGNHKFGHVVTYTAMELAIEKAKETGIGVVGVHDSNHFGVAGYYSDMAIMEDMIGIVIANTEPAVAPIGGKEPIIGTNPIAIGIPSNKHYVSVDMATSASARGKLLEAKRKGEMIPENVALDVDGNPTIDPEAALKGSILPFGAHKGYALSFMIEILAGPLVRAAFGKQVTGTANPEKMCTKGDLVMALDPSKFSDIDTFKEEVDEFINEVKGSGNVFIPGDMEVRNIKDRKENGIAIDNVLMDQIIAISKEVSFDLESILVN, from the coding sequence ATGAATATAACAGCAGAACAGGAAAGGGCAATCATAATAGGGATCTTAAAAAATTTAAATGTTGCAGATGATGATGCAACCATTGTAGCAGATGTAACAGTTGATGCTGATCTCAAAGGATTTTCTTCCCATGGAATTGGAAGGTTTCCACAATATTTAAAGGGCCTAAAAGCAGGGACTATCGATCCTGAAGCAGAAGTAAACATTGAAAATGAAACAGTATCAATGGCTCTTATAAACGGTAATCATAAATTTGGTCATGTAGTTACATATACTGCAATGGAACTTGCTATCGAAAAAGCAAAAGAAACAGGTATCGGAGTTGTAGGTGTGCATGATTCAAACCATTTCGGTGTTGCAGGATACTACTCAGACATGGCAATAATGGAAGACATGATAGGAATTGTTATTGCAAATACAGAACCAGCAGTTGCACCAATTGGTGGGAAGGAACCAATTATTGGAACAAATCCAATAGCAATAGGAATTCCTTCTAATAAACATTATGTATCAGTTGATATGGCAACATCTGCTTCTGCAAGGGGAAAACTTTTAGAAGCCAAGCGTAAAGGAGAAATGATACCTGAAAATGTTGCTCTTGATGTGGATGGAAACCCAACCATAGACCCTGAAGCCGCCCTTAAAGGGTCAATATTGCCGTTTGGAGCACACAAAGGTTATGCATTATCATTTATGATTGAAATACTTGCTGGACCACTTGTTAGAGCAGCATTTGGCAAACAAGTTACAGGAACAGCTAACCCTGAGAAAATGTGTACAAAAGGAGATCTTGTTATGGCTTTGGATCCTTCAAAGTTCTCGGACATTGATACATTTAAAGAAGAAGTTGATGAATTCATAAATGAAGTCAAAGGATCTGGAAATGTTTTCATTCCTGGAGATATGGAAGTCAGGAATATAAAAGATCGCAAAGAAAATGGAATTGCCATTGACAACGTCCTTATGGATCAGATCATAGCAATATCGAAGGAAGTATCCTTTGATCTGGAATCTATCTTAGTTAATTAA